The DNA region AGCCAGTAGCGCGCGCGGTCGGCGTTGATGTTCAGCACCTTGGGCTGCTGTACCGGGTTGTAGTTCCCAATGATCTCGATAAACTTGCCATCACGCGGCGAGCGCGAATCGGCAACGACGACACGATAGCTAGGCTTTTTGTTCTTGCCGCGCCGCAGCAAACGAATCCGAACCACGAAATCCTCCGAATAACAAATAGTTAGTTAA from Herpetosiphonaceae bacterium includes:
- the rpsP gene encoding 30S ribosomal protein S16, which encodes MVRIRLLRRGKNKKPSYRVVVADSRSPRDGKFIEIIGNYNPVQQPKVLNINADRARYWLSVGAQPSETVAYLLGKVGVDAKPGTPYTPEAAQPAEAQG